From the Thermodesulfovibrio thiophilus DSM 17215 genome, one window contains:
- a CDS encoding YbaB/EbfC family nucleoid-associated protein, protein MSKKMFGDIMRQAQKIQEEIQKKQEEVKKITVEATSGGGMVTVQANGAGQIVSIKIDREVVNPDDIEMLEDLVLAAVNEALKRAHELAQAEMAKVSMPFNLPGMPDLSSLLGKL, encoded by the coding sequence ATGTCTAAAAAGATGTTTGGTGATATTATGAGACAGGCTCAGAAAATTCAGGAGGAGATCCAGAAAAAACAGGAAGAGGTAAAAAAGATCACTGTTGAAGCAACATCAGGCGGTGGAATGGTTACTGTTCAGGCAAATGGAGCAGGACAAATAGTGTCAATCAAAATTGACAGAGAAGTTGTAAATCCTGATGATATTGAGATGCTTGAAGATTTGGTTTTAGCTGCTGTCAATGAAGCACTGAAAAGAGCTCATGAACTTGCTCAGGCTGAAATGGCAAAAGTTTCAATGCCTTTCAATCTTCCTGGAATGCCTGATTTAAGCAGTCTTCTTGGTAAACTATGA
- the dnaX gene encoding DNA polymerase III subunit gamma/tau codes for MAYLGLARKYRPQNFSDLIGQNVVVKILQSSLQTGKISHAYIFSGPKGVGKTSTARILAKALNCTDPDNKPCNNCPSCIAIKEGKAMSVIEIDAASHTSVENIRDLRENVRYASAEGFYKVYIIDEAHMLSQSAFNAFLKTLEEPPPHVVFVLATTEPRKIPLTVISRCQHLQFRRISVNLIKERLQFICHEESINATEEALYDIALNAEGSMRDALTLLDQITSFTENITQEDVRLLIGGTDTQTLYDLMNYVIEGKRSDIILNIEKLNDAGTDFKLLTRDLIFFLRNILIAKITKNYRLCLTESEAHIIEDLSSKTSEEHLILLLKELINSENSIKNSFFPRVIFEITLLKLSLLSHFRNIDEAIKEVKEPVETSQIKKPLPAQSEKPVQVTKKSMSISRIWGEFLERLEEQNHILATKIKHAEVKFAKDEIQMIYNGGASVHAESVKEHLSEIKNLLKESGLDVNITVHEKENKQKQNVRQEAIDHPLVRKALQLFEGRIFNIIPKKGGGNNV; via the coding sequence ATGGCTTATCTTGGACTTGCGAGAAAATACAGACCTCAAAATTTTTCTGACCTCATAGGACAGAATGTTGTCGTAAAAATTCTACAGAGTTCCTTACAAACAGGGAAAATTTCACATGCCTATATTTTTTCAGGACCAAAAGGAGTTGGTAAAACTTCAACAGCAAGAATTCTTGCAAAAGCTCTGAACTGCACTGACCCTGATAATAAGCCCTGTAATAACTGTCCTTCCTGCATTGCCATAAAAGAGGGTAAGGCGATGAGTGTCATAGAAATAGATGCTGCATCACATACCTCAGTTGAAAACATAAGGGATTTAAGAGAAAATGTTCGTTACGCATCTGCCGAGGGATTTTACAAGGTTTACATCATAGATGAAGCTCACATGCTCAGTCAGTCCGCCTTCAATGCGTTTCTGAAAACTCTTGAAGAACCACCTCCTCATGTGGTATTTGTTCTGGCAACAACTGAGCCAAGAAAAATTCCTCTCACTGTGATAAGCCGCTGTCAGCATCTTCAATTCAGAAGGATTTCTGTTAATCTGATAAAAGAAAGGCTTCAGTTCATCTGCCATGAAGAAAGCATAAATGCTACAGAAGAAGCACTTTATGATATAGCATTAAATGCTGAAGGAAGTATGAGAGATGCTCTAACACTGCTTGATCAGATTACATCCTTTACTGAAAATATAACTCAGGAAGATGTAAGACTGTTGATTGGTGGAACTGACACACAAACTCTCTATGATTTAATGAATTATGTTATAGAGGGTAAGAGGTCAGATATTATATTGAACATAGAAAAACTCAATGACGCTGGAACGGATTTTAAACTGCTTACAAGGGATTTGATTTTTTTTCTCAGAAATATTCTCATTGCTAAGATCACGAAGAATTACAGACTTTGTTTAACTGAATCAGAAGCTCATATAATTGAGGATTTGAGCAGTAAAACATCAGAAGAGCATCTGATACTTCTTCTTAAGGAGCTGATTAATTCTGAAAACTCAATAAAAAATTCGTTTTTTCCAAGAGTCATCTTTGAGATAACACTTCTCAAACTGAGCCTGCTTTCTCATTTCAGAAATATTGATGAAGCAATAAAAGAGGTTAAAGAACCTGTTGAAACTTCGCAAATAAAAAAGCCTCTGCCAGCTCAGTCTGAAAAGCCGGTTCAGGTTACTAAAAAGAGCATGTCAATCTCCAGGATTTGGGGAGAATTCCTTGAAAGACTCGAAGAGCAAAATCATATTCTTGCAACAAAGATAAAGCATGCTGAGGTTAAGTTTGCAAAGGACGAAATCCAGATGATTTACAATGGAGGCGCATCAGTTCATGCTGAATCTGTAAAAGAGCATCTTTCAGAAATCAAAAATCTGTTGAAAGAATCTGGCTTGGATGTTAATATAACAGTACATGAGAAAGAAAATAAACAAAAACAGAATGTCAGGCAGGAGGCTATTGATCATCCTCTTGTCAGAAAAGCATTACAACTTTTTGAAGGAAGAATTTTTAATATAATACCTAAAAAAGGAGGCGGTAATAATGTCTAA